One Littorina saxatilis isolate snail1 unplaced genomic scaffold, US_GU_Lsax_2.0 scaffold_809, whole genome shotgun sequence DNA window includes the following coding sequences:
- the LOC138956487 gene encoding conserved oligomeric Golgi complex subunit 8-like, which translates to MPHACIKQTMADSQLAEDVEIENCSGNVIDIQENANNTIICKGFRVLDTIVWTLAKSDGEILKVTCYPVTCDEYSPGTVNTCDFYCNGYQSDHFAVERSQSNSTLFYQQYDREVDKNATVSCESHSGTSKRTKWCHVNVIHTNRPVSTRGTTTATSSLDVSPLPDSVDYTSPRTQEENDLPMGALVGGIVAGVAVIIIVVVVVVVCVRRKRKQKPAGSALGSSNDTATENDDFEEHVSPMYSTSDGPDASQQNDENTYEVPAHRPPNAEPEHVYNDSNTATTTTTTTPSHSIATTTGDLRNTTTNQRRGHGKKSDNVHHNPVYVNENPPGEESSGLQQHPTYANDHHQTAQGDVDANRDSNPYEIKDTGIN; encoded by the exons ATGCCCCACGCCTGCATAAAGCAGACGATGGCTG ACAGTCAACTTGCTGAAGACGTAGAGATAGAAAACTGCAGTGGAAACGTTATTGACATTCAAGAAAATGCCAACAACACAATCATCTGTAAGGGTTTTAGAGTACTTGACACCATCGTCTGGACATTAGCAAAGAGTGATGGGGAGATACTAAAGGTCACGTGTTACCCCGTGACTTGCGATGAATATTCGCCCGGAACAGTGAACACGTGTGACTTTTACTGCAATGGCTATCAGTCTGACCACTTTGCTGTAGAGAGGTCACAGTCAAACAGCACGCTGTTCTACCAGCAGTATGACCGTGAGGTGGACAAAAACGCAACAGTTTCCTGTGAAAGTCACTCTGGGACGTCCAAGAGGACTAAGTGGTGTCATGTTAACGTTATAC ACACTAACCGCCCAGTTTCAACGCGTGGTACGACAACAG CTACAAGCAGTCTTGACGTTTCGCCCCTACCTGACAGCGTCGACT ATACTTCGCCTAGAACACAGGAAGAGAACGACCTTCCCATGGGAGCGCTTGTTGGTGGCATCGTGGCTGGTGTggccgtcatcatcatcgtggtGGTCGTCGTGGTGGTTTGCGTaaggagaaagagaaaacaGAAGCCTGCTGGAAGTGCGCTCGGGTCTAGCAATGACACTGCAACAGAGAACGACG ACTTTGAAGAACACGTCAGCCCAATGTACTCTACCAGCGACGGACCAGACGCTTCACAACAGAACGACG AAAACACGTACGAAGTACCGGCACATCGACCTCCCAACGCTGAACCTGAGCATGTCTACAACGACAGCAACACAgctacaacaacaaccacaacgacGCCTTCACACTCCATCGCAACCACCACCGGCGACCTGCGCAACACCACTACCAACCAACGTCGAGGACATGGGAAGAAATCGGACAATGTCCATCACAATCCTGTGTATGTCAATGAAAATCCGCCTGGGGAGGAGAGCTCGGGTTTGCAACAACATCCTACCTACGCGAATGATCATCATCAAACGGCTCAAGGAGATGTTGATGCCAATCGTGATTCTAACCCTTACGAGATCAAAGACACTGGTATcaattga